A stretch of the Kroppenstedtia eburnea genome encodes the following:
- a CDS encoding S1C family serine protease, with protein MGFYDRSDRTRKRDSHLLTGLISGLVGGVLVLTLSPLFTQTGLFSRDPSVGSGSSADEGATPVQKVSVDVNSNITEGVKKVQPAVVGIVNRKINDDPFGLQTEEQGTGSGIIFEKKEGKARVVTNHHVVAGSDEVIVVVNDGKTEKKVRGQVLGSDEIADLAVLEIPDEFVTSVAQFGNSDTIKAGEPAVAIGNPLGIEFSQSVTAGVISSPHRKITVSGHLSMEVIQTDAAINPGNSGGALINTAGQVIGINSMKVSKEGVEGLGFAIPVNDAKPIIDQLIRYGKVKRPFMGIALKDVDTIAATDRQVTLHLPASVTDGVVILDVASGSAASKAGLSRLDVIVALDDQKIKNGSGLQSYLQKEKKVGDRMKVTYYRNGKKQTTTITLQEG; from the coding sequence ATGGGATTTTACGACCGATCGGATCGCACCCGCAAACGTGATTCCCATTTACTTACCGGGTTGATTTCAGGCTTGGTCGGCGGGGTTCTGGTATTGACACTCTCCCCCCTGTTCACCCAGACCGGTCTCTTTTCCCGGGATCCATCCGTTGGATCCGGCTCCTCTGCCGATGAGGGAGCGACGCCGGTACAGAAGGTGAGTGTCGATGTGAACAGCAACATCACTGAAGGAGTGAAAAAAGTTCAGCCCGCCGTGGTCGGGATTGTGAACCGCAAGATAAATGATGATCCCTTTGGCCTGCAAACAGAAGAACAGGGAACCGGCTCCGGGATCATCTTTGAAAAAAAAGAGGGAAAAGCCCGGGTGGTCACCAACCACCACGTAGTTGCCGGTTCGGATGAGGTGATCGTGGTGGTGAATGACGGGAAAACCGAAAAAAAGGTGAGGGGCCAAGTGTTGGGCAGTGATGAGATCGCCGACCTGGCCGTCCTGGAAATACCCGATGAGTTTGTCACCTCCGTTGCCCAGTTTGGAAACTCTGACACCATCAAAGCAGGAGAACCCGCTGTCGCAATTGGAAATCCCCTTGGAATCGAGTTCTCCCAATCAGTCACCGCCGGGGTGATCAGCTCACCCCACCGCAAGATCACCGTCTCCGGGCATTTGTCCATGGAGGTGATCCAAACCGATGCTGCAATCAATCCGGGGAACAGCGGTGGAGCGCTGATCAACACCGCCGGTCAAGTGATCGGGATCAACAGTATGAAGGTCTCGAAAGAGGGAGTGGAAGGTCTGGGGTTTGCCATCCCGGTGAACGACGCCAAACCGATTATTGATCAGCTGATCCGATATGGCAAAGTGAAACGACCTTTCATGGGGATCGCCCTGAAAGATGTGGATACGATTGCTGCAACAGACAGACAAGTGACACTGCACCTGCCCGCTTCCGTCACGGATGGGGTTGTCATCCTGGATGTCGCCTCCGGCAGCGCCGCCTCCAAAGCCGGCCTCAGCCGCCTCGATGTGATTGTCGCCCTGGATGACCAAAAGATAAAAAACGGATCCGGGCTGCAATCTTATCTCCAAAAAGAAAAAAAGGTCGGCGACCGGATGAAGGTGACTTATTACCGAAACGGTAAAAAACAGACCA
- a CDS encoding sigma-54-dependent Fis family transcriptional regulator, translated as MIRRYAYNRDVLIFATDREVHRVKVLAIAPYPGLKNLMMKLKDEEPDWDLDVKVGDLREGVKLAEQAESEGFDLIISRGGTARMIRESVSLPVIDIPITGYDMLRVLTLVKDYKGKTAIVGFPNIIEAATTVRDLLGLRIQSYTIRQPEEVRDLLIRLRREAIEVILGDVVTVQAAAETGLHGVLITSGKEAVLDAFHRAKETYQLIQAQKAQIRLYQKVWDQDDRGLLILNSSREVVYANPRIRTWLGLEGKKRDEIADLFETHPELRNLTGQGMLVLSSGQTLNVHLLESFQHRVLIFREAGSDQPKIRSRRQNLATFSRVTGQSEQIRETVRCARSLSQSNQPIWIAGEAGTGKETLAQAVHTESGRQGPFVILDGEQLSEASRSEINGAWDLAKKGTLYCKQAERLPSAMIGELLDRWKSPETDKPRLIFSSTTPPLENPSSFVILSLPPLRERTEDLEDLCRLWIADCNSKYGKQIVGLEPALLQLFKEESWPGNLNQLAETLDALVREAQGPHITLDEGKKQLNRTQSLQRRVSKRDDWLKGTLAEIEEKIIRHVLEEEGNNQTKAAKRLGINRTTLWRKLNR; from the coding sequence ATGATCCGCCGGTATGCTTACAATAGGGATGTGTTGATTTTTGCAACAGATCGGGAGGTGCATCGGGTGAAAGTGTTGGCGATTGCTCCTTATCCGGGATTGAAGAATCTGATGATGAAGCTGAAAGATGAGGAGCCGGATTGGGATTTGGATGTGAAAGTGGGGGATCTTCGGGAAGGGGTGAAGCTTGCTGAACAAGCGGAGTCGGAAGGTTTTGATCTGATTATCAGCCGGGGCGGGACGGCCCGCATGATCCGGGAGTCTGTTTCGCTACCGGTTATCGACATCCCCATTACCGGTTACGACATGCTGCGGGTGCTGACCTTGGTCAAGGATTACAAAGGGAAGACGGCCATCGTCGGCTTTCCCAATATTATAGAGGCTGCCACCACTGTTCGGGATCTGTTGGGACTTCGAATTCAAAGCTATACCATCCGGCAACCGGAAGAGGTGCGGGATCTATTGATCCGGTTGCGGAGGGAAGCCATCGAAGTGATTTTGGGTGATGTGGTGACTGTGCAGGCAGCCGCTGAAACGGGTCTGCACGGGGTGTTGATCACCTCGGGGAAAGAAGCGGTCCTGGATGCGTTTCACCGGGCCAAAGAGACCTATCAACTGATCCAGGCTCAAAAGGCACAGATTCGGTTGTATCAGAAGGTCTGGGATCAAGATGACCGCGGTCTTCTCATCCTGAATTCCTCAAGGGAGGTGGTCTATGCAAACCCCCGCATAAGAACGTGGTTGGGCCTGGAAGGAAAAAAACGGGATGAGATCGCTGACCTCTTTGAGACACATCCGGAACTGAGAAACCTGACAGGACAGGGAATGCTGGTGCTTTCCAGCGGACAGACGCTGAACGTGCATCTATTGGAATCATTCCAGCACCGGGTTCTGATATTCAGGGAGGCGGGCTCCGATCAACCGAAAATTCGAAGCCGGCGGCAGAATCTGGCTACCTTTTCCCGTGTCACCGGGCAAAGTGAACAAATCCGGGAAACGGTTCGTTGTGCCCGCAGTTTGAGCCAATCCAATCAACCCATCTGGATCGCGGGTGAGGCGGGGACGGGAAAAGAGACCCTGGCGCAAGCGGTTCACACGGAAAGTGGCCGACAAGGTCCCTTTGTCATTTTGGATGGAGAACAGTTATCCGAAGCGTCCCGGTCGGAAATCAATGGAGCATGGGACCTGGCGAAGAAGGGAACCCTTTACTGCAAACAGGCGGAGCGATTGCCCTCTGCAATGATCGGGGAACTCCTGGACCGTTGGAAGTCTCCCGAAACAGACAAACCGCGCCTCATTTTTTCCTCCACCACCCCCCCGTTGGAGAATCCTTCATCCTTTGTGATTCTATCGTTACCTCCATTGCGGGAGCGAACAGAGGATTTGGAAGACTTGTGCCGGTTGTGGATCGCCGACTGCAATTCCAAATATGGTAAACAAATTGTCGGATTGGAACCGGCTCTGTTGCAGTTGTTTAAAGAGGAAAGCTGGCCCGGGAATCTGAACCAACTGGCAGAGACGTTGGATGCTCTGGTTCGGGAAGCCCAAGGACCCCACATCACCCTGGATGAGGGGAAAAAGCAGTTAAATCGCACACAATCACTTCAGCGGCGTGTTTCAAAAAGAGACGATTGGTTAAAAGGCACCCTTGCCGAGATCGAGGAGAAGATTATTCGACACGTATTGGAGGAGGAGGGGAATAATCAGACAAAAGCGGCGAAACGCCTGGGAATTAACCGAACCACCTTGTGGCGCAAACTGAATCGTTGA
- the pdxA gene encoding 4-hydroxythreonine-4-phosphate dehydrogenase PdxA, whose amino-acid sequence MSDRPVIGITMGDAAGVGPEIILKALREKRMVEQCRPLVIGDAAIMERADTFVKTGLQIKPVASVNEAEFKAGQVDVLDLNLLPADLPVGKVSAQAGDAAFRYLEKAIQLAMDQELDAICTAPLNKEALQKGGHRYPGHTEILADLTGTADYSMMLSAPKLKVIHVTTHVGLIDAVRMINPDRVYRVIRLAHDTLYRTGVEKPAIAVCGINPHAGENGLFGYGEEEEKVLPAVEKAQREGIDVQGPLPADTLFFRAVRGDFDMVVAMYHDQGHGPIKVLGLDAGVNITVGLPIIRTSVDHGTAFDIAGTGQADEKSMLEAIRQAVELAPKKC is encoded by the coding sequence ATGTCTGACCGACCGGTGATTGGAATCACGATGGGGGATGCGGCAGGTGTCGGTCCCGAGATTATCCTGAAGGCTCTCCGGGAGAAGCGCATGGTTGAGCAATGCCGCCCCTTGGTCATCGGGGATGCCGCGATCATGGAGCGGGCGGACACTTTCGTGAAGACGGGACTTCAGATTAAGCCTGTTGCATCTGTAAATGAGGCGGAATTCAAGGCAGGTCAAGTGGATGTCCTGGACCTGAACCTTCTGCCGGCGGATCTGCCTGTGGGGAAGGTATCCGCCCAGGCGGGAGATGCAGCTTTCCGATATCTGGAGAAGGCGATCCAGCTGGCGATGGATCAGGAACTGGATGCCATCTGCACGGCTCCCCTCAACAAGGAGGCCCTGCAGAAAGGGGGGCACCGGTATCCGGGGCATACAGAGATTTTGGCGGATCTGACCGGAACGGCGGATTACTCCATGATGTTGTCCGCTCCGAAATTGAAAGTGATTCATGTGACGACACATGTAGGCCTGATCGACGCCGTCCGCATGATCAATCCGGATCGGGTGTACCGGGTCATCCGTCTGGCACATGACACCTTGTATCGAACGGGGGTGGAGAAGCCCGCCATCGCCGTGTGCGGTATCAATCCCCATGCCGGTGAAAACGGGCTGTTCGGCTACGGGGAAGAGGAAGAGAAAGTGCTTCCCGCCGTGGAGAAAGCTCAGCGGGAAGGGATCGATGTCCAGGGTCCCCTGCCTGCGGACACCCTCTTCTTCCGGGCGGTCCGAGGTGACTTCGATATGGTGGTGGCCATGTATCATGATCAAGGTCACGGTCCGATCAAAGTGCTGGGGCTGGATGCCGGTGTGAACATCACGGTGGGACTTCCCATCATCCGTACCAGTGTCGACCACGGCACGGCATTTGACATTGCGGGAACCGGCCAAGCAGATGAAAAAAGCATGCTGGAAGCCATTCGCCAGGCAGTGGAACTGGCCCCGAAAAAATGTTGA
- a CDS encoding 2-keto-3-deoxygluconate permease yields MKIKAAMDRIPGGMMVIPLLLAALINTFAPDLLRIGNFTQALFVDGSSTLIALFLLCAGAQINLRSFGVSLAKGGTLLFVKWFVGGAVGLLAYAFAGPDGLWFGLAPLAIIAAMTNSNGGLYMAIVGQYGDKEDKAAYSLLALNDGPFLTMVALSIFGAMGFVEGLFSLQSFISVLLPILVGMLLGNLDSDMRQFLSKGSDMLIPFFAFALGMSIDFGKIVEGGLSGILLGVMTVVLTGTAGYLVFKAFGWNPIVGAAEGSTAGNAVATPAAIAAANASFAKVSALATVQVAASTVTTALLLPLFVAFLVKAPWKRNKQ; encoded by the coding sequence ATGAAAATTAAAGCGGCTATGGATCGGATTCCCGGAGGGATGATGGTGATCCCGCTGTTATTGGCAGCGTTGATCAACACTTTCGCACCGGACCTGTTACGGATCGGGAACTTCACACAGGCGTTGTTTGTGGATGGTTCCAGCACTCTGATTGCGCTCTTCCTGCTTTGTGCAGGGGCTCAGATCAATTTGCGGAGTTTCGGGGTGAGTCTTGCCAAAGGTGGAACCCTTCTGTTTGTGAAGTGGTTCGTTGGGGGAGCAGTCGGTCTGCTGGCATACGCCTTTGCCGGTCCGGACGGCCTCTGGTTCGGTTTGGCCCCTTTGGCCATTATCGCCGCAATGACGAACAGCAACGGCGGGCTTTATATGGCGATCGTGGGCCAATATGGTGACAAGGAGGATAAGGCGGCCTATTCCCTCCTGGCCTTGAATGACGGACCCTTCCTGACGATGGTAGCTCTCAGTATTTTCGGTGCGATGGGTTTTGTGGAAGGACTTTTCTCATTGCAATCCTTTATCTCCGTTCTCTTGCCGATTCTGGTCGGGATGCTCTTGGGGAACCTGGACTCGGATATGCGCCAGTTCCTGAGCAAGGGCAGTGATATGTTGATTCCCTTTTTCGCCTTCGCATTGGGGATGAGCATCGACTTCGGAAAAATCGTCGAAGGCGGCTTGAGCGGGATTCTGCTGGGTGTGATGACTGTTGTGCTGACAGGGACGGCGGGGTATCTGGTGTTCAAAGCCTTCGGTTGGAACCCGATCGTAGGTGCGGCGGAGGGTTCCACGGCGGGTAATGCAGTGGCCACACCTGCTGCCATCGCCGCAGCCAACGCTTCTTTTGCCAAGGTGTCGGCACTGGCAACCGTTCAGGTGGCCGCTTCCACTGTAACCACCGCCCTGCTTCTCCCGTTATTCGTGGCATTTTTGGTCAAGGCGCCGTGGAAGAGAAATAAACAGTAA
- a CDS encoding LysE family translocator → MFTVSTLSTFVIIVLSLFLIPGPAVLLVATRTAQSGRKAGVMAGLGIATGDLIHTLFAAVGLSAILMTSALVFNIVKFAGAAYLLYLGVRAILEKPADPQLPKVSPVTNLSSYGQAILVEVLNPKTALFFLSFLPQFIHPEQAPPFFQFLVLGLIFVLTSAIYTTIIAMSVRLLGRLIKRISWMGRWRGKIVGAIYIGLGLKVAIQSR, encoded by the coding sequence ATGTTCACTGTTTCCACCTTGAGTACGTTCGTGATTATAGTACTCAGCCTATTTTTGATACCAGGTCCAGCTGTTCTTCTTGTCGCTACACGTACAGCTCAGAGCGGGCGCAAAGCGGGGGTTATGGCTGGTCTTGGAATCGCGACCGGCGATTTGATTCATACACTGTTTGCGGCAGTAGGACTTTCCGCCATTTTGATGACCTCTGCCCTCGTTTTCAACATTGTAAAGTTTGCAGGGGCAGCATACTTGCTTTACCTGGGAGTTCGTGCGATTTTGGAAAAGCCCGCAGACCCTCAACTGCCAAAGGTTTCTCCGGTGACGAACTTAAGTTCTTACGGTCAGGCAATCCTGGTTGAAGTTCTAAACCCGAAAACAGCTCTTTTCTTCCTTTCGTTTTTGCCGCAGTTCATACATCCGGAGCAAGCACCTCCCTTTTTTCAATTCTTGGTTCTGGGCTTAATCTTTGTGCTGACAAGTGCAATCTACACCACGATTATTGCAATGAGCGTACGATTACTCGGGCGGCTGATCAAGCGGATCTCCTGGATGGGTCGCTGGCGCGGCAAGATCGTGGGCGCAATCTATATTGGACTGGGGTTAAAAGTGGCGATTCAGAGTCGATGA
- a CDS encoding CoA transferase: protein MGENILSNSLRVKHHEALRELILTVFREQRAAEIIHRLDRAQIANTELRDVDAFLEHPQLWERNRVRKVNSPAGEINALLPRVIPRGIQPVMNPIPEVGEHSEAILRELGFPSASIQRWSIESVIG, encoded by the coding sequence ATTGGGGAGAACATTCTGTCCAACTCCCTCCGGGTGAAGCATCACGAAGCCCTCCGGGAGTTGATCCTGACGGTGTTCCGGGAGCAGAGGGCGGCGGAGATCATCCACCGCCTCGATCGCGCCCAAATTGCCAATACCGAATTACGGGATGTCGACGCGTTTCTGGAGCATCCCCAGCTGTGGGAACGAAACCGGGTACGGAAGGTGAACAGTCCGGCAGGAGAGATCAACGCCCTCCTGCCCCGGGTCATCCCGCGGGGGATCCAACCGGTGATGAATCCGATCCCGGAGGTGGGAGAACATTCCGAAGCGATTCTCCGGGAGCTCGGCTTTCCCTCCGCTTCCATCCAAAGATGGAGCATAGAGTCGGTCATCGGTTGA
- a CDS encoding N-acetylmuramoyl-L-alanine amidase, translated as MATKIFLDPGHGGSDAGAVGNGLQEKDVTLKIALETRRILLEEYEGVTVKMSREKDATVSLTQRTDAANAWNATFYLSIHINAGGGTGFESYRYVQNGSSTTMTAQRNLHVAVLSASGWKDRGQKWANFHVLRESKMPAVLTENGFIDTSGDAAKLKETSFLKKLGRAHAEGLAKTFGLKKKTTPPPAGTLYRIIAGSYEDRTTAENQQSSLKKKGIDTWLWEYEKGKYRVVAGSYSNKSEADKASADLKKMGIENWIAVVEQ; from the coding sequence TTGGCAACCAAGATTTTTCTTGATCCCGGACATGGCGGAAGCGACGCCGGTGCAGTGGGAAACGGTCTGCAGGAGAAGGATGTCACTTTGAAGATCGCCTTGGAAACCCGCAGGATCCTGCTGGAAGAATACGAGGGTGTCACTGTTAAAATGAGCCGCGAGAAGGATGCGACGGTTTCTCTCACCCAACGGACTGATGCAGCCAATGCGTGGAATGCCACCTTTTATCTTTCCATTCACATCAATGCCGGGGGCGGCACGGGATTTGAGTCCTATCGGTATGTCCAGAATGGCTCCTCCACCACCATGACGGCACAAAGAAATCTCCATGTCGCCGTGCTGTCCGCATCGGGTTGGAAAGACCGGGGCCAAAAGTGGGCGAACTTTCATGTTCTCCGAGAATCCAAGATGCCGGCAGTGCTGACGGAGAACGGATTTATCGACACTTCAGGTGATGCCGCCAAATTGAAAGAGACATCGTTTTTGAAGAAGCTGGGCCGCGCTCATGCAGAGGGGCTTGCCAAGACCTTCGGGTTGAAGAAAAAAACAACACCTCCACCGGCGGGAACACTTTACCGGATCATCGCAGGCTCCTACGAAGACAGGACCACTGCCGAGAATCAGCAAAGCTCCCTGAAGAAAAAGGGAATTGACACTTGGCTCTGGGAGTACGAGAAAGGGAAGTACCGCGTGGTTGCAGGCAGTTACTCCAATAAAAGTGAAGCGGACAAAGCATCGGCGGATCTGAAAAAGATGGGCATCGAGAATTGGATCGCTGTCGTTGAACAGTAA
- a CDS encoding four-carbon acid sugar kinase family protein yields MRHDNTRGTPTIGIIADDLTGAADTGVQLTGKGLEVSVLFQLDQKEPHSDGIVIDTDSRTQSPAAAYQKVSDAVRWLQEQGVQRIYKKIDSTLRGNVGVEIQAAMAGLDFDFAVIAPAYPKMGRTTVDGIHYIHGVPLHETEISRDPKTPVTESNLCRLLEEQTGESTALLHPRRLGENWDAALMEYKKKGIQWLVFDAETDEDLAQIVRHMKAYPVLWVGSAGLAEHLLETLPERKGGELPRTKGPVLTVSGSMSAVTRKQVQRLLLEPGTTGVELDPSLLLEPDSEVREQWIHRMNLALERGQDLVIFLSTSNDAMQQVLQKAEMARWSRAEAGDRIAWSLGRLSGEIIQRNHVERLVLTGGDTAKSVCNQLGVHGLTLRGEVEPGLPIGTLPGEPVRMVITKAGAFGSEESLVYATQRLKGMKAHV; encoded by the coding sequence ATGAGACATGACAACACGAGAGGGACACCCACCATCGGAATCATTGCAGATGACCTGACAGGTGCCGCAGATACCGGCGTTCAGCTGACCGGCAAAGGCTTGGAGGTCTCCGTCCTCTTCCAGTTGGATCAGAAAGAACCGCACAGCGATGGGATCGTCATCGATACAGACAGCCGCACCCAATCTCCGGCGGCGGCTTATCAAAAAGTTTCCGATGCGGTCCGCTGGTTGCAGGAACAAGGGGTGCAAAGGATCTACAAGAAGATCGATTCCACCCTGCGGGGGAATGTGGGGGTGGAGATTCAGGCGGCCATGGCGGGGCTGGACTTCGATTTCGCAGTCATTGCCCCGGCATATCCCAAGATGGGGAGAACCACAGTGGACGGAATCCACTATATTCACGGGGTCCCCCTTCACGAGACGGAAATCTCCCGCGACCCCAAAACTCCGGTGACGGAATCCAATCTGTGCCGTTTGCTGGAAGAGCAGACCGGAGAGTCGACGGCCCTTCTTCATCCCCGAAGGTTGGGTGAGAATTGGGATGCCGCCTTGATGGAGTATAAGAAGAAGGGCATCCAATGGCTGGTCTTCGATGCGGAGACGGATGAGGACCTGGCCCAAATCGTCCGCCATATGAAGGCTTATCCGGTGCTCTGGGTCGGTTCGGCCGGATTGGCCGAACACCTCCTGGAGACCCTGCCGGAGCGGAAAGGTGGAGAGTTGCCCCGGACGAAGGGGCCGGTCCTCACCGTTTCAGGCAGTATGTCCGCCGTCACCCGCAAGCAGGTGCAACGATTACTGCTGGAACCAGGGACCACCGGTGTGGAACTGGATCCTTCCCTCCTGCTGGAGCCGGATTCGGAGGTGCGGGAGCAGTGGATCCACCGTATGAACCTTGCCTTGGAGCGAGGGCAGGATCTGGTGATCTTTCTCAGTACAAGCAACGACGCGATGCAACAAGTCTTGCAGAAGGCGGAGATGGCCCGATGGAGCCGGGCGGAAGCGGGGGACCGGATTGCCTGGTCGCTGGGACGTCTGTCCGGGGAGATTATTCAACGCAATCATGTGGAGAGATTGGTTTTGACAGGCGGAGACACTGCCAAATCCGTCTGTAATCAGTTGGGGGTGCATGGGTTGACGCTGCGGGGAGAAGTGGAACCGGGGCTGCCCATCGGCACTCTCCCGGGCGAACCGGTACGAATGGTGATTACGAAAGCGGGAGCCTTCGGTTCTGAAGAATCCTTGGTTTATGCGACTCAACGATTGAAGGGAATGAAAGCCCATGTCTGA